ACGTCAGTTACCACGTTACTACATTGTTTTTATGGTGGCTGGGATCGTTTTCCAGGTATTGGATCTCTATCTCGCCAGAGTTTTATTCGATGTGCCGTTCGATTTTGACAACGCAAAAGCGCTGATGCGTAGTTTCCTGGGGGCTTGTATCTGGGTGCCTTATTTCTGCGTTTCAGAACGCGTTAAGCGCACTTTTGTTCGTTGATTTTCAGCGTGCCGCTACCGGGGTTGCGGCACGCTGTTCTCATCAGGCGTCCGGGTATTCGCGAATAAAACGCTCTACGTCATCGACCATGTGTTTCGTGCCGACGAAGAACGGGCGGCGCTGGTGCAGCGTGGTTGGGATGATATCCAGAATTCTCTCTTTCCCGTCGCTGGCTTTACCGCCGGCCTGTTCCGCGAGGAACGCCATTGGGTTGCCTTCATACAGCAAACGCAGCTTGCCTTCCGGGTGGCTGGCGGTGCTTGGGTAGAGATAAATCCCGCCTTTCAGCAGGTTGCGGTGAAAGTCCGCCACCAGGGAACCAATGTAGCGTGAGGTGTAAGGACGCTTGCTGGCCGTATCTTCTTCCTGGCAGAACTTGATGTACTTCTTCACACCGTTCGGGAATTTAATGTAGTTGCCTTCGTTGATGGAGTAGGTGTTGCCTCTCTCCGGGAAGCGCATACGTTCCTGGCTCAGGCAGAACACGCCGAGAGAAGGATCGTAAGTGAAGGCGTGTACACCGCAGCCGGTGGTGTAAACCAGCATCGTGGATGAGCCGTAAACCACGTAACCGGCGGCAACCTGCTGATTGCCAGGCTGGAGGAAGTCTTCTTCGGTGACCGGCGTGCCGACCGGCGTAATGCGGCGGTAGATAGAGAAAATGGTGCCAACGGACACGTTGACATCAATGTTAGAAGAGCCGTCAAGCGGGTCCATCAGCACGACATATTTTGCCTGCTCGGCACCCTCAAAGACCACGATCTCGTCTTCTTCTTCGGAGGCGATACCGGCCACAATACCGCGTGCTTTCAGCGCTGCCTTCAGTTTTTCATTCGCGAACAGGTCGAGTTTTTGTTGCTCTTCGCCCTGTACGTTTTCGGCACCGCTCGCCCCCAGGATATCGACCAGTCCGGCCTTATTGATATCGCGGTGGATGATTTTAGCGCCCAGCTTTATTGCCGACAGTAAAGCCGTGAGCTCACCGGTAGCATGAGAAAACTCATGCTGTTTTTCGACAATAAATTCACCTAACGTTTTCATAACACTTTCCCTGCATCATTATGTTGGATAAAGCGATCGCAACAATCTTAACAAATTTTCAAATTGTCGCGCACAGGTGAATCGCGCCAGCAAGATAAGGAATATCCTGAAATGCGTTTCGCCTCCGCAGTCATGCGGTTAGAATGTGCGCCAAACAAAGAAAGGATAGTTTCGTATGCGCATTCATATTCTAGG
This Klebsiella michiganensis DNA region includes the following protein-coding sequences:
- a CDS encoding fructose 1,6-bisphosphatase (catalyzes the formation of D-fructose 6-phosphate from fructose-1,6-bisphosphate) is translated as MKTLGEFIVEKQHEFSHATGELTALLSAIKLGAKIIHRDINKAGLVDILGASGAENVQGEEQQKLDLFANEKLKAALKARGIVAGIASEEEDEIVVFEGAEQAKYVVLMDPLDGSSNIDVNVSVGTIFSIYRRITPVGTPVTEEDFLQPGNQQVAAGYVVYGSSTMLVYTTGCGVHAFTYDPSLGVFCLSQERMRFPERGNTYSINEGNYIKFPNGVKKYIKFCQEEDTASKRPYTSRYIGSLVADFHRNLLKGGIYLYPSTASHPEGKLRLLYEGNPMAFLAEQAGGKASDGKERILDIIPTTLHQRRPFFVGTKHMVDDVERFIREYPDA